In one Solanum dulcamara chromosome 1, daSolDulc1.2, whole genome shotgun sequence genomic region, the following are encoded:
- the LOC129896063 gene encoding uncharacterized protein LOC129896063 isoform X2 encodes MSAIVCRKRSFFEDLQSPSPISASKKLRSSSFSNYPLHFDQLRALFPDMDSQLLEKALEESGNDLDAAIRSLHELSLGYSDGMKPTNGPAAQSEDPSAENNFPADGAEWVECFVREMMTATSIDDARARATRLCESLEKCISSRASAEAAQNFHKENIMLKTQIEVLRKDNFILKRAVAIQHERQKEYEERNQEVQQLKQLIAQGKEQLRTLEINNYALKMHLRQAQQSNSLPGFNSDVF; translated from the exons ATGTCTGCAATTGTTTGCCGCAAGAGATCCTTTTTCGAAGATTTACAATCACCATCGCCGATTTCAGCGTCGAAGAAACTTCGTTCTTCTTCCTTCAGCAATTATCCACTTCACTTCGATCAGCTGAGAGCTTTATTTCCTGATATGGATAGTCAG CTACTTGAGAAAGCATTGGAAGAATCTGGCAATGATCTGGATGCTGCCATTAGAAGCCTGCATGAGCTAAGCCTTGGATATTCAGATG GTATGAAGCCTACCAATGGGCCGGCTGCTCAGTCGGAAGATCCTTCAGCTGAAAACAATTTTCCTGCCGATGGTGCAGAATGGGTGGAGTGTTTTGTGAGGGAAATGATGACTGCTACAAGCATAGATGATGCCAGGGCTCGGGCTACTAGACTGTGTGAGAGCTTAGAGAAATGCATTAGCTCACGTGCAAGTGCAGAGGCAGCTCAAAATTTTCACAAG GAAAATATAATGTTGAAAACGCAAATAGAAGTGCTTCGTAAAGATAATTTCATTCTCAAGAGGGCAGTGGCCATTCAACATGAACGTCAGAAAGAGTATGAGGAAAGGAACCAGGAAGTGCAGCAATTAAAGCAGCTGATTGCTCAGGGTAAAGAGCAATTGAGAACTCTTGAG ATCAACAATTATGCATTAAAAATGCATTTGCGGCAAGCTCAGCAAAGCAACTCTCTTCCTGGATTCAATTCAGATGTGTTCTAA
- the LOC129896063 gene encoding uncharacterized protein LOC129896063 isoform X1 has protein sequence MSAIVCRKRSFFEDLQSPSPISASKKLRSSSFSNYPLHFDQLRALFPDMDSQLLEKALEESGNDLDAAIRSLHELSLGYSDGKSDTKVDGEIENGMKPTNGPAAQSEDPSAENNFPADGAEWVECFVREMMTATSIDDARARATRLCESLEKCISSRASAEAAQNFHKENIMLKTQIEVLRKDNFILKRAVAIQHERQKEYEERNQEVQQLKQLIAQGKEQLRTLEINNYALKMHLRQAQQSNSLPGFNSDVF, from the exons ATGTCTGCAATTGTTTGCCGCAAGAGATCCTTTTTCGAAGATTTACAATCACCATCGCCGATTTCAGCGTCGAAGAAACTTCGTTCTTCTTCCTTCAGCAATTATCCACTTCACTTCGATCAGCTGAGAGCTTTATTTCCTGATATGGATAGTCAG CTACTTGAGAAAGCATTGGAAGAATCTGGCAATGATCTGGATGCTGCCATTAGAAGCCTGCATGAGCTAAGCCTTGGATATTCAGATGGTAAGTCGGATACAAAAGTtgatggagagattgaaaatg GTATGAAGCCTACCAATGGGCCGGCTGCTCAGTCGGAAGATCCTTCAGCTGAAAACAATTTTCCTGCCGATGGTGCAGAATGGGTGGAGTGTTTTGTGAGGGAAATGATGACTGCTACAAGCATAGATGATGCCAGGGCTCGGGCTACTAGACTGTGTGAGAGCTTAGAGAAATGCATTAGCTCACGTGCAAGTGCAGAGGCAGCTCAAAATTTTCACAAG GAAAATATAATGTTGAAAACGCAAATAGAAGTGCTTCGTAAAGATAATTTCATTCTCAAGAGGGCAGTGGCCATTCAACATGAACGTCAGAAAGAGTATGAGGAAAGGAACCAGGAAGTGCAGCAATTAAAGCAGCTGATTGCTCAGGGTAAAGAGCAATTGAGAACTCTTGAG ATCAACAATTATGCATTAAAAATGCATTTGCGGCAAGCTCAGCAAAGCAACTCTCTTCCTGGATTCAATTCAGATGTGTTCTAA